The stretch of DNA CGAGCATCTCTTGATGGATCAATAGTGGACAACAGCAAAACGTTCTCGGGCTTTAAATCAGTATGAATAATAGAGAGCTCACGGTGAAGATAATCCANTATTTGGCTCTACTGTTTATCCGAGTTCCAACCATCAGTATTTGCAGGTCAAatgcaaccaaaaaaactaaaatccaacTTTAGAAAGGATTCGATACTAGATACATATACATGCGATCTTATACGGTCACAACACTACTTAAATTTAGAAAGGATTCAatagtagatatatatatttgttcatgCTTATGTGGTCACAACACTACAACTATATTTATCAGCTTTACCTTTCGTGGCATCATCCCGAGAAGCTCCATCATCAATGCCAGGTGATCCTGAAAGAAAAGCAACCAGTTTAAGACTGCACATAAGAATAATACAGCTTAGCTTCATACAAAACCGGCTAAGAAAGTGAATATATAAGAAGATACCTCATCCCGGTCATAGTTTTCACCACTGTGAGGATCAAATAGGACATCTCCAGTGGCCAGCTCAAAACAAATACAAGCAAAGGACCACATGTCTGCTGAGGTTGAGTATTTTGATCCAAGAACAACCTCTGGACATCGGTACTGTCTTGTCTGAATATCGCTTGTGAACTGTTTATACGTCCAACAAGCATTCCCAAAATCTACTAATTTGCATTTGCACTCTATATGACTCAGTAATTTATGCCTTGTGGATCGGCTTCCTCTCATATTACCCTGACTATTCTTTTTGTTAGCCTTCTCTCtggcttcttcatcttccattaATCTTGTGGAACTTCCTTCAGACCTCTCCTCGGTGGAATTGCCATTCGTTCTTGCTTCAGAGTTAgaatttctttcattttcttctgaAGCTTCCTCTAGACCACAATCCTGAACTACCACCTTCTTAGCCTTCTTACGGATCTTCTTTTTCTGATTCTTTGTCAAATCGCCATCGTATGTATAACTCTTAGTTTCAGGTTTAGCAGCTGACTCAGAAACCTTATTTTCCTTGGTGGTTGGCAGAACAGGTGGTGGAACACCTGATCTCCGAGCATCTCTTGATGGATCAATAGTGGACAACAGCAAAACGTTCTCGGGCTTTAAATCAGTATGAATAATAGAGAGCTCACGGTGAAGATAATCCaacccaaccaaaatatgaaaacagaGCTCTTTAACCTTGTGGAGAGGGACCCCTCGGTAATCACTGTACTTAATAACAGACAACAAGTTATCTCCCAAGTACTCAAAGACCATACAAACATGTTTCCCATTAGGACCCGAATGCTTGAAATGATCCAGTAGCTTTACAACACATTTCTTATCACCAGGGTCACTTTCAGCAATCTGTTTCAAGATCTTGATCTCATCCATGGCTGCCTCTGTGTAGTGCTGAGCGCTCTTCTGGACTTTCAAAGCTACATAACGCTACAAACAATAAATTTTCTTGCGTGGTCAACGCTTTGAAATGAAATTAAAGCAAGGTCCTCCAGctcaaaaccaaataaatataggATACAcagaaaagaaagcaaaagaggtTAACCAAAGGCTAAAACGATATTCTCAGGGATCTGAAACTAACACTTAAGAACTCAATCTGACAAGCTGGCTCATGCACATTATAGGTAAACCATAACCTCACTAAACCACATTACCGAAACAGAGCATACCTAGTCGATAAGAAACACAACAAGCAATCATTTTTTCTTCCTAAAATTGGTTCCTTAGCAGAAGAGGGTAAAAAGAGAAACATACCGAACCATGAGTGTCCCAAGCAAGCCAAACAGTAGAGAAATGTCCCCAACCAAGCTTACTCTGAATCACATAAACTCCATTCTTAAAAGTATCACCAACTCTCACCGCATGGTACCCTCCTTTCCTGTAATCCTCCGTTCCTTCGTCCTCCGACGAATACTCACTCTCTTCACCCACACGTCCGCCGTTTTTATCCTCTGCCGCCATTCCCGAAACTTCACAAATATGGGCAATCCCGGAGACCCAGAACCACCTCGATTCTAGGAAAAAGTTTCGAAATTGGCAGAAACCCAATTGACAAGACCAAGCGATTTCGAAGCTTAACCCTAGAAAATTGATGATTCAATACAAAATCAGACTGAAACGAAAGATGATGATTCTGGAATCTGATTTGGTGAATCAATCGAATTTGTTCAATGTGATGATTGGGAATTTTCAAAAGTCTCGAGAGAcagaaagagtgagagagagagagagagatcggtTGGGTGGTGTGTTTCGTTGGTTGGTTTGGTAGttacaaattagggttttctacTCACTTTAGATTCATTTAAAGAGATAACCCGGTTTTAATTGGACCGGTTTTACGATAAAATCAGAAAAACGATTTGTCAAAATAACTGGGAAATGGGAAGTACATttgtcaaaataattttaattatgtcaaaatcCAATTTTTAATTGGGAagtagttgacaaaaaaaaaaattgggaagtACATTTGtcaaaataacttttatttttatttacataattatacCTTTGTCATTTGTATAAATATCATAACTTgaagttattatttataatataaccatattttaaattagtatCTAAAACACATAGTTTAGTGGGGTTATtagtttaagatttgaatagagttttaaagattttaaatgttatgtagaatctgttgttattagatcaagattttgttaaactatgttaaagtttagtgttattagtttgtgatttataaaaaatcatttaaaatcttaacaaatctgggttattggattcagacttttataaagtcattaaaagttttgtgttattcaattaaaacaaaagaatctaggattgttaatgatttcaattattatgttattggttcatgattttaNNNNNNNNNNNNNNNNNNNNNNNNNNNNNNNNNNNNNNNNNNNNNNNNNNNNNNNNNNNNNNNNNNNNNNNNNNNNNNNNNNNNNNNNNNNNNNNNNNNNNNNNNNNNNNNNNNNNNNNNNNNNNNNNNNNNNNNNNNNNNNNNNNNNNNNNNNNNNNNNNNNNNNNNNNNNNNNNNNNNNNNNNNNNNNNNNNNNNNNNNNNNNNNNNNNNNNNNNNNNNNNNNNNNNNNNNNNNNNNNNNNNNNNNNNNNNNNNNNNNNNNNNNNNNNNNNNNNNNNNNNNNNNNNNNNNNNNNNNNNNNNNNNNNNNNNNNNNNNNNNNNNNNNNNNNNNNNNNNNNNNNNNNNNNNNNNNNNNNNNNNNNNNNNNNNNNNNNNNNNNNNNNNNNNNNNNNNNNNNNNNNNNNNNNNNNNNNNNNNNNNNNNNNNNNNNNNNNNNNNNNNNNNNNNNNNNNNNNNNNNNNNNNNNNNNNNNNNNNNNNNNNNNNNNNNNNNNNNNNNNNNNNNNNNNNNNNNNNNNNNNNNNNNNNNNNNNNNNNNNNNNNNNNNNNNNNNNNNNNNNNNNNNNNNNNNNNNNNNNNNNNNNNNNNNNNNNNNNNNNNNNNNNNNNNNNNNNNNNNNNNNNNNNNNNNNNNNNNNNNNNNNNNNNNNNNNNNNNNNNNNNNNNNNNNNNNNNNNNNNNNNNNNNNNNNNNNNNNNNNNNNNNNNNNNNNNNNNNNNNNNNNNNNNNNNNNNNNNNNNNNNNNNNNNNNNNNNNNNNNNNNNNNNNNNNNNNNNNNNNNNNNNNNNNNNNNNNNNNNNNNNNNNNNNNNNNNNNNNNNNNNNNNNNNNNNNNNNNNNNNNNNNNNNNNNNNNNNNNNNNNNNNNNNNNNNNNNNNNNNNNNNNNNNNNNNNNNNNNNNNNNNNNNNNNNNNNNNNNNNNNNNNNNNNNNNNNNNNNNNNNNNNNNNNNNNNNNNNNNNNNNNNNNNNNNNNNNNNNNNNNNNNNNNNNNNNNNNNNNNNNNNNNNNNNNNNNNNNNNNNNNNNNNNNNNNNNNNNNNNNNNNNNNNNNNNNNNNNNNNNNNNNNNNNNNNNNNNNNNNNNNNNNNNNNNNNNNNNNNNNNNNNNNNNNNNNNNNNNNNNNNNNNNNNNNNNNNNNNNNNNNNNtcatttaaaatcttaacaaatctgggttattggattcagacttttataaagtcattaaaagttttgtgttattcaattaaaacaaaagaatctaggattgttaatgatttcaattattatgttattggttcatgattttagatactttctttacaaaataaagtcatggaaaatatcataaaaatatagggattgtttggaggactttacaagattttagaaaactaatcaacaaaactctctagcaatctttaacaatctttcacttattcattttttatgattttgttgaactcttcaaaaattttcataaatctcaaaccaataccacccccttaaataattgtaaaagaaattagtattccataattaaatattctaaatattttaacttGCTAAAAAAGAAGTTCTACGGACACGTTATTGAGCGAACTAAAGTTACATAAATATAATCCCTACTATTAATCGTAAAACATTGCCTgaaaaaaaccttagttttgtaagaatttACAATACAATGCCATTGCAATTATgaccattttaatatttttcgtGCAGGATAAAATTGTCATTAAACCCTTACTGAAaaacggataaacacgcggGTCATTTAACCCGGTAATTTGACCCGTTTCATGTTATAATCTCAGCCATTCATTCtctaagttttttaaaatcctgACCGTATATTTTGAGATCCTTTTAATctcttacaaaaaaacaaaacccttactcgattcttctttttctctcgcctctctctctctctttttagcAAAAGCATAGAGGAAGAGGTTCTGGATTGCTGCAGTACATAGAGATATGCACTATTAGAACCAGTAGGGAACTGTTAACCCATGGTTTGTGCCATAGTATTATGGATCATCATCTCTCTTATGCAAGGTAGACACTTACTTTGAGTGTTCAAAGTTTCGAATACATGTTAATAGAGTTGATGTTTTGGTTCGCTTATGTAATTTGTGTCTTGCGTAGGTTGCTCcgtaccaaaaagaaaaagatgagtcGCTTTCTAAAGATCCTGCTTGCAAGATTCTGCGTCGGGAGCTTACTAAAATTGTTGTGGATGGTGTTGTGTCTAAGCTTTGACATAACcagtccttttttttctttccctgtgtttggtctgatcagcttcttcctcatATGTCTTTTCAGATGAGTTTCTTTTGCTTAAGCATTTTTCTCCAGGTTCTGGCCTCTTCTTCAGCACCAGCAATGTGTTTCCGAAGGTCAATAACATATGACACAgagaaagatgagaaagaagtgtTCTTCACTATTACCTCATGTACTCGGTCTGCTTTTGTTGCTTTGCGTCTTCCCGGCTCCATTTTCAGTCACAGGTTAGTGTTTCAATTTGCAACACACATTAACAGTTTAACACTAATATCTACATAAAAACATACaacatatttttatcaaacagtTCCGAGGAGCTTTCCAATCTGTTTGAAGAGAAAGAGCCAAGCTTGGAGTTGGAGGAAGTGAAGCAAGCTTTTGATGTCATTGATGAAAACAGAGATTGGTTTATCGATCCAATAGATTTTCAAAGAGTTTTGACTGCTGTTATTCAATTATGTATTTGATTAATACAATCCTCTCTTATTTTGTTGGAATggattttaagatattttttccGTCTAAAGCATGAGTTAAACAAATACCAGCTTTTTATCTCTAACTTTGATGAACTTcattgaaaaaattataagcaaataaattttctaaaattacagacttttttaatatacaagCAGTCATAATAAttcattatattaattttaatagtaGGGATATGTTTGGAGAACATATAtcatttggattttattttagataactttatttattaacaaaatattcaaaaaaacattaaataatatcatttggattttattttagaCTCAGAAAATAACTGAAATTGAATCAAAAGATGGAATGAAAATCTTTAGTCataagattaattttatatataaatatactctTAATATCATCAGaaatatattactatttatgcacataatttcatatcagaacatgtaaattaaattatgattaaaattccAATCTATTAATGATATTAAGATGAAAAATAGTGGACGTGAGACAGAAATGGataatttgtataataaaaaacaGTGTACTTAGagaaatacttaggttcactcctaggggtgaacctctccattcacccctcTTCTttcagccaatcagaatcttccatctaatattttatttaaaaaataaatcaaaaataaattaaaaagcaaaccaaattaaagaaacaaattctgtatacttttaattaaggaaagttaaatattggcttggtttagatttttaaaattagaataaaattatatgtcggtttggatttacaaatgaagtggttagggtttagattttacaattatagcGAAactatatgtcagtttgggtttacaaatgaggtggttaaggtttagattttacaattagaacaaaattatatgtcattTTGGgcttacaaatgagatggttagggtttagattttacaagtggaacgaaattatatgtcggtttgggttcacaaacgagatggttagagtttaaattttacaagtagaacaaaattatatgtcggtttgggttaacAAATTAGATGGTTAGGGTTCACAAacgagatggttagagtttaaattttacaagtagaacaaaattatatgtcggtttgggttaacaaattagatggttagggtttagattttacaagtagaacgaagttatatattggtttgggttcacaaatgagatggttagggtttagattttatatatgtcggtttgggtttattaaagagcggtttaaattttaaattttataatagtttatacagattttatttccttattttataagggggtgaatggagcCCAAGTATTATTCGTGTACTTACATCTTATACAATTTTAAccaaaattgaatcaaaagttGGATTAGAAAATATGCTATTAATATCATGGAAACTGGAAAGTACATTAATGATTATGCAAGTATTAATTGATACAATTATTTCTCATTTAACGTGATTTATTATGCTTAAATGTATGAATTACATTTTTNNNNNNNNNNNNNNNNNNNNNNNNNNNNNNNNNNNNNNNNNNNNNNNNNNNNNNNNNNNNNNNNNNNNNNNNNNNNNNNNNNNNNNNNNNNNNNNNNNNNNNNNNNNNNNNNNNNNNNNNNNNNNNNNNNNNNNNNNNNNNNNNNNNNNNNNNNNNNNNNNNNNNNNNNNNNNNNNNNNNNNNNNNNNNNNNNNNNNNNNNNNNNNNNNNNNNNNNNNNNNNNNNNNNNNNNNNNNNNNNNNNNNNNNNNNNNNNNNNNNNNNNNNNNNNNNNNNNNNNNNNNNNNNNNNNNNNNNNNNNNNNNNNNNNNNNNNNNNNNNNNNNNNNNNNNNNNNNNNNNNNNNNNNNNNNNNNNNNNNNNNNNNNNNNNNNNNNNNNNNNNNNNNNNNNNNNNNNNNNNNNNNNNNNNNNNNNNNNNNNNNNNNNNNNNNNNNNNNNNNNNNNNNNNNNNNNNNNNNNNNNNNNNNNNNNNNNNNNNNNNNNNNNNNNNNNNNNNNNNNNNNNNNNNNNNNNNNNNNNNNNNNNNNNNNNNNNNNNNNNNNNNNNNNNNNNNNNNNNNNNNNNNNNNNNNNNNNNNNNNNNNNNNNNNNNNNNNNNNNNNNNNNNNNNNNNNNNNNNNNNNNNNNNNNNNNNNNNNNNNNNNNNNNNNNNNNNNNNNNNNNNNNNNNNNNNNNNNNNNNNNNNNNNNNNNNNNNNNNNNNNNNNNNNNNNNNNNNNNNNNNNNNNNNNNNNNNNNNNNNNNNNNNNNNNNNNNNNNNNNNNNNNNNNNNNNNNNNNNNNNNNNNNNNNNNNNNNNNNNNNNNNNNNNNNNNNNNNNNNNNNNNNNNNNNNNNNNNNNNNNNNNNNNNNNNNNNNNNNNNNNNNNNNNNNNNNNNNNNNNNNNNNNNNNNNNNNNNNNNNNNNNNNNNNNNNNNNNNNNNNNNNNNNNNNNNNNNNNNNNNNNNNNNNNNNNNNNNNNNNNNNNNNNNNNNNNNNNNNNNNNNNNNNNNNNNNNNNNNNNNNNNNNNNNNNNNNNNNNNNNNNNNNNNNNNNNNNNNNNNNNNNNNNNNNNNNNNNNNNNNTTTGATTCATCATCACTGTCTTTGTTGAAAGCCACTGTCTTTTTGGATATGCAATGGAAATGGGTAATTCGTATAATAGAAAAGATTGCACTTAAacgattttcttaaaaaaattcactaTGTGACATATAAAGAACTAATATGAGAtggatattttgaaattttggttgaaaatattcaaatggagattttatatatttcgtGAAGTAATTCTCCACTTTGGAACGGGTAACTtcaatattttagtatttttttaaaacagttaGATAGTTtgttaatattaatattgtattttttgatagtaaaaactaactaaataaataaaaaatgtatttaagaAGAATATGGGTATCCCATCTAAATTTCTTACctaatctctattaaaaatattgtctaccaagtaattatgtaaaagagaatGATCATAATTGTGACATCCcggtttgcggagaggtttaaaaaaattgatttggtcacctatgtcaccaaagtgcagttttcttttcggtcaaaggtcctgagagaactctagagttaagcatgtttgagctggagtagtttcaggatgggtgaccatccggaaagtgattgtcggaactgtgcgagtggagacaaaacacatggaaagatcatgtggtaatttgtagggatggtaaatAAATCTTTAAAGCCTCCTGGACGTAACAAATCGACTGTTGGATATGGATGGGCCCACTGGCCGGGAATGGATGTGGGCCCACTAAGCGAGGTGGGCCTATGGATCGGGAATGGATATGAGTGGGCCCACTAAGGTGATGATCGGAGCGTTACAATAagacaaaaaattatgatggataTGGGAAGATAGGAGATGGAACGGGACATGATAAAACGGGACAAGGACGTGTTTCCTGTTCCTCtaggttatatagtatatacgtGTAATAATCCAAAGTaaaaccaaacttaaattagatatttaaaataatacaattatataaaatattttgtccgTGCTATAGCACGAGTTACTACCTAGTTCTCTAATTATTTACGGATTGGTTtactaaaatacacaaaatattttagtctgctaccaaacacaaaaaaaatataatataatcaatacaataaaactagaatGTGTTGCTCTCCTCTTTTGACACATCAGCTTCAACATTGAAGCAGATGTTGACACCTCGGTAAAAATCtctaaccaatcaaattataacattaatacatatcAGCTGGTTTTACTCTTATGTGgacaaaggaaaagaaaaacgagAGCGTTTAATCAATtgctcgatttcttcttcttcttcgccggtCCGACTCCTGTTTGAAAGCTCGATTTTCTCGATTTAATCAATTGCTCGACTTTGTTTCTACAAGAAGTCTGATTTTGGGAAGAACTTTTGTTGGATATAGGCCGGTGAACTCATGAAAATCCAGTACTATAAAAAGGTTGCTAATTTAAATCGGGTGAAGAAAGGAGGCGGTCACTCGGATTCATTAGAGAGAGCCAAAGCAGCGGTTAGTCATTTGCATACAAGATACATAGTTGATATCCAATCCGTGGACTCCACAGTTTCATAAATCAATCGTCTTCTAATGAGTTATATGCATAGGAATCTAAAAGGTTGAAACTATTCTATATTCCGTGTGATAAATGTTGAAACTTTTTATCTTGACAATGAAGATGTTACAAGCACTAAGCTCTTCGATGTTTCTACTTGTTGCCGCATCCAGGAACAGGACATCAGAGAACCCCGATGACTTTGCTTCAAGCAACGATTTCACAACCTTTCAAAAATTTACACAAGAAGAAATCAGAGAACTACATATTTCATTAACCTGTTTCTATGGAAGATGTGAGGTGTCTCTTTACTTACTGGAAAATAGTTTGGGCAGCTCTTGACACCACCTGTTCCACCTGAATGGGCTCGGTGATGCTTATGCTCAACTTTGAGGTTCAAGTCTGAGCTCACCTACAAAATAGACAAAACCAGTTAATTGTTTCAGCTTGAAAAGACTCTTTAGTAAGAGTATACTCCACGGAGAATTTGAAACAAACTCACCTTATGGTAATCTCCTACTGGAGGCACATATATGAGAAATGTGTTTTCAGGTGCTGGAGCTACTCCAAGGGTAGCACCGCTCCCAATTAGCAGAGGCCTTATATACAAAGTTCATTTACCCGGAGGAGGAACTTATAAAAGCGAATGTGAATTAATTGTGATAAAGAATCACATCAAATGGAAGTAGAGACACATTGGTCCATTAGTAGTCCATACCCACTTCTTGTTGGCAAACACAGTTTGCTTAACTGCATCAACGAATAGCTCTAGAGAAGGGGATGTCGTACTGACTCATACAAAGCCTCTCAGCACCAGCTTGCATGCGAAGAGCGTTTTGGTCAGGCCTGAAAATCATAACCCGGTCGTCTTCTGTCCTGTAAGCTTTGAGACCTTCAAATAGTCCCTACTAAGAGCCAAACCAATAATCAAAACGTATATGGAGACGCTAAAGTTATAAACTTTTGCTGGCTATCTATCACACTCAGTTCTAACAACTCTACACAATCTATGACTCTGCAGATCATTTTCTCCCTCATTTAGAGATTAAAGGCTTCATATCTCTTAATCCTGTATTCTAATAAAACCCAAAGTTCCTACAATCAGTGAGATTTAGCCACAAGtggtaagaaaagaaaacctaccTGGCCATAATTGAGAGAATAGGAGAACAAGGGCTGATTGAAATATCCCCATAAGGAAGGATCTTTCCTTGTGAAAAGCTCTCACCTTGTCTGCATTTGGCTACATACATGTAATATGTTGGAGTCGGAGCAAATCCAAGCTCTTCCCATTTCACATTCGCATACTTCTCATCCGCTTCACTGTTTTCATCTCAGTGCATGCCACCAAAAAAGAAttgagtaaaataaattttaaaataaatagacacCATATATACACCCAGATCAGGATGATTCTAATAACCAAAATCATTTCGTTTTTCCATTTTCTATCAtttatcagaagaaaaaaattgagacTTTGTATTAGTACCTTGTAGTATGAAGAGGTGATGAAGAAGGAGCCATAGCTAGCGGAGAGAAATAGAGAAGTGATGTGAAAGGCAGAGAGGCGTGGAGCGGTCACGTTGTTTTAGGAGCCTTCTTTTATAGTGACAACAAACAAACCCTTTTGATTCCTTTccatcttaattattttttttagtaaatatttaGAGCTCCTTAGAGCATCATTACTCCAGCAATCCTCTCAAGTTACTCAAggattaattaatcatataattaatacaaaaataattaaagcaaCCCActtaaaacttaaacaaaatcatcccTCCACTAGAGTACCCCAAAGAAGATTACTcatcatttaaataatatatttttaaaaatttgttaattaattatcaaattttactaatctatcataaataaaacaattatttatattacattaaatagaaaacaataaaagtttacagaatttgaaatattaaacataagatACAAAATTCGGAagattaaacatattttacaaaattcggaataagttttattattgagttgctcaatcaaatcttttttcaaACTATCATGCATTTGTATATCAAGCAAAACTGAATCTAGCAAGACAATCAAGTTTTTTGAATTGTATCAACCACCTAAATAGAGAGAGCGATAGAAGTAATTTGTTGCAGTTTACTGCAGCTTAGATCATTGgcccatttttttaaaagattttcaacGTAATAACAAGACCACATGTACAAAAGTAAACGCGATAGATTTACAGGGAAAGTATCTTTGCTTAGGAATCACCACCGACTTTGGCAACAATTACTGAAGCATAGTGAGCAATGTTATCCTCGGGGGATTGTTTAAGCCTTGCGATGACCGGGAACAACTCTGATGACTGCACGAACTGTCTGCAAATCTGGTGGTTTGAACACattttagccaatgagaagAGTGCAATCTTAAGCGGTGACTCACTTGCTGTCTCTTTCTTGCTCGGGTTCAGGGCAAGAGCTGAGCAATCTGCAACCAGCCTCAGTAACGTCTGCACATCGATCAATGAGGAGGCCGATGATTTGATGTTCAGCCTGCACATAATAAATATGCACACAGTGTAAGAAGGAACGTTCTTTGAAACATTGAGATCTCAAAGTCAAAGTAAAAGAATCCCAGTGCTGTAAGTTACAGCCTGTAACTTACCAGAGAGCTGTAGAAATATCCATTGTGTCTGCACATGTTACCAAGAGCACTACAAGCTTTTGCGCGTATATTTTGATCTGAATGAGTAAGAAATTCTTTTAAAGGCTGCAGCAGAACAGAAGCCTCGCCGATGTATTTATAGAAACCCTGTAAGGTTGAGAGCAATAAGAATTAGATAACATCGTTTACTTCACTATCCTGTGTCTAAGCAAAGGTAAGAAATAGAATGCATCATGTGTTTATCCAGTGTCTGACCTTATCCATCCTCGATAGATCAGATACGATCATCAAAATATCAAGTATGACTTCTCTTGGACTCGAAAGGTTGAGTAATTTATTCATTCTGTTAGGCTCCAACAAACCTTTGCTAACAAGCTCTACTGCAAAACAAAGCCATCACTGATTGATCTTGTAATATGTCTATAACGAGATTTCAGCTCATGAATCATGAataacaacaaatcaacatTTAAACAAAAGTATGTAAAATCAAGATATCAGACCCGTAAACCCtccaaacaaatctcaaaaccaattgaacATCAAACATTAACAACTCTCACAATCATATCGAATttaatcctaaaccctaacattAACATAAGTAAGAGATGAGAAGACAAACCTTCTCTGTCCGATTCGTCTCCCAGTGGATCTCGCCGTCCGCTTTACGCCATCAGAAGACTAAGCCGCCGTCGTTGTCGCAGAAGGAGGTTGATCGTCGTGAGAACAAAATCGTCAAGTCTTCCGGTTTAAGTCGATCGGAGTGGACATCGTCTTCCTCAACCAAAACCTTCCAGTTTTAGCCGGAAAAATCTGATGGTTCGCGGTGAATCCACTGATTTTCCGGTTGTCAATGGCGTCTGTCGTTTGTGTCGCCGACTCTCttgagagataagagagagagagacagagtcGGGaaacaatagaagaagaaaatagagaaataaaaaaaattaggttttatatttatgaatcATCCAATCATATTAAGCCACGTATCATTTCTCTTGTGTTGCTCCAAACTAAATGGactaaaatatagatttttaatacAGTTTTGGGGCCCAATTGCAAGAGTACCACTGAGAGT from Camelina sativa cultivar DH55 chromosome 9, Cs, whole genome shotgun sequence encodes:
- the LOC104710951 gene encoding serine/threonine-protein kinase TIO, whose protein sequence is MNKLLNLSSPREVILDILMIVSDLSRMDKGFYKYIGEASVLLQPLKEFLTHSDQNIRAKACSALGNMCRHNGYFYSSLAEHQIIGLLIDRCADVTEAGCRLLSSCPEPEQERDSK
- the LOC109124618 gene encoding serine/threonine-protein kinase SRPK-like isoform X1 — translated: MAAEDKNGGRVGEESEYSSEDEGTEDYRKGGYHAVRVGDTFKNGVYVIQSKLGWGHFSTVWLAWDTHGSRYVALKVQKSAQHYTEAAMDEIKILKQIAESDPGDKKCVVKLLDHFKHSGPNGKHVCMVFEYLGDNLLSVIKYSDYRGVPLHKVKELCFHILVGLDYLHRELSIIHTDLKPENVLLLSTIDPSRDARRSGVPPPVLPTTKENKVSESAAKPETKSYTYDGDLTKNQKKKIRKKAKKVVVQDCGLEEASEENERNSNSEARTNGNSTEERSEGSSTRLMEDEEAREKANKKNSQGNMRGSRSTRHKLLSHIECKCKLVDFGNACWTYKQFTSDIQTRQYRCPEVVLGSKYSTSADMWSFACICFELATGDVLFDPHSGENYDRDEDHLALMMELLGMMPRKIALGGRYSRDYFNRLGELRHIRRLRFWPISKVLKEKYDFSEQDAKAMADFLIPILEFVPEKRPTAAQCLTHPWFSPGPRLLEPAMKPQAPKGEEEEAVTENREKEKDEREAMEAGVGNIAIDGSEQKGTTREGRQCGRDIRTLK